From the genome of Diorhabda carinulata isolate Delta chromosome 2, icDioCari1.1, whole genome shotgun sequence:
AGCGCCTCATGCTGGTGTTCAGTTCATGTCATACAAACTTTTCAATAacttatatacaaatttattatcacaGAATGATGTAACTTTATCGAATAGTCTTGTATCAGGTAGTTTAGCTGGTCTGTGTTCAAAAACTGTAATATATCCTTTAGATCTGGTTAAAAAGAGAATGCAAATCCAAGGGTTTGAAGAAGGTAGaactatttttggaaaattgttcaaatgtaAGGGGATGATCGACGCAATTAGTAATGTTTATAAAGAAGAGAGCTTTGGAGGGTTTTATAAGGGGTTATCACCTAGTCTGCTCAAAGCTTGTATCACCTCTGCTATGTACTTTGGCACTTATGAAATATGTTGTGATTTTATAGAGTTTTTaaaatacacttaacttatttaaagaaaactattgtttctaaattatacaaaaaaattattttttgcagCGAATCTCAATTATAAAATACCCAAAATTTTGTTAAGTCGtctgttatttattaaaataccCAAAATTTTGTTAAGACGTctgttatttatcaaatttaaatatttatttcaagtgatttttgaaaagtttgatctcaattattatattcaaacattttttcagtaaacaaataaattggaTGTGCAATGTAAGTCTAAAAACACAATAAGCTTTGTCTAGTCATTAtactttaaaattaataaaaaatatatttcagaaatgatttttcatttatacaacATCAAGGTATTCAACCTTATGACAATGTTGATCGATATTATCTTACCTCTACAGCACCCTGTGTATTTTTGGCATTCTTCAGACTTATTCGTCTATAGTATGGATGATTTTAGATCAAGAGCAAAGTGAAGCTAGCAGGAGAAATCTCACGTGAATTCCAAATAGGACGAGGTCGCAGGCATCTCGTATACCCTCTTCAACCTGATACTAGATGGACTCATCAGAAATATAGAAGTTAATAGAGGAGGAAATCTGCTCAACAGAACAGTGCAGTACCTGACCTATGTTGATGACATTGATCTATTCAATCGAAGGGAGCGTAAACTGAGGAAAGCTTTGAGCAGCTGAGCGTACAAACACCGAGTCTATCGACTCTATGAATGAAGACCCCAGCCTGGTGACAAAAGAGGACCAGACTCAGATGGTTAGGCAACTTGAAGCGGGGGGTGCGCAAAGCGTACCGGCGACTAACtattatataattcaattctatgtcctatttaattttactcaaataagatgaatttaaaaattcatctcCCCCCTTACCGATGcaacaacttttgttttacGGAAATAACTAATTTCAGTTATTTGACAAATTGAAAAGTTGGaggatatatttatttgtttttttattagtgcCGAGTAATGAAAATCGTGGTTAAGATTTGcgaatttattttacttttgtatTGACAAGTGCATTTTGAGTTAAAATACGATAAGCTGAATGAATGTCTCAGTTTGTAATTCCATTAGACCCACCATATCAAACTGAGAACAGGTTACCTGATATCAgctcaatttgaaataaatcagattATTTGCAAAAGGAAAGCTATGAATAATACGAATGTTTCCGACTGTAGACCACAGATCAATAGGTGGTTTGTTTTGAACTGTAAGTATAGTGCGAAGTTGTCGTGGTGTTAAGTTGAAGAACGTATCCAGTTTGTCAGTGTCAAAACATATGTCTGTCGTATATTAGAAATTTCCAcctaatatttaatttttatcttccaaaaCAATTGGATAAATACTAACAAAAATCtgttgtaataaacatttttaagaGATTTGTTGCAAGTTATGGAACATATTAAAACTCCAAAGGTAATCAGTTTCATTACGCTTAATTCAtgttttaagtaatttttttacacttaaatttatttatttactaggTGGAAACAGTTCGTATGCTTGACAGATACTCGAAGACTCCATCACAAGGAACATTGTATTTAACTGCAACCCATTTAATTTTTGTAGAACCTGATGAAAAAAAGGAAACCTGGGTAtgtataagtaatttttttccaaaattacaCACATTGATTACACTCATAGTGATGAATGCAGAGAGATCCAAaataactgttttatttttattgtcctACATATTTGAGCTACTGTTAATTAGTTTATAATCATTTTAGTCTCAATTGAATGGGTCAGGGATTTTCCttaatatacagaaaaaaataaaagaattatacaCATCTAGGTATGAAATGgtattttttaaaagacaaagcgtattaaaatttttatatcgaGAGTACTACCCTTGTTATTATTAAAGTACCCTAAAAGTGTCTTTTTATATGTTGTTTTTACTGGAATTTACTCACACTTTgcacaaattaatttataatgaCAAAATGCTTTTGTATAATTTCAGATTCTTCATATGCACATAGCTAACTTAGAAAAACTCCCATTATCTACAACTGGTTCTCCCCTTTTGATAAGaaccaaaacatttttatctgtTACCTTTGTTATACCTAAGGAAAGAGACTGTCATGATGTATATGTTAGTTTACAACAATTATCTCAACCAACTAGAATTGAagaattatattgtttttcataCACACCCCCCATAGAAGAAATTCAGAGATCTGTTGGGTGGAATTTTCATGATTTGCAATCTGAGTATCAAAGAATGGGAGTGCCAAATGAGCAGTGGAGTATCACAAATCTAAATATAAACTATGAGGTAAAACtctttaattattaaaaataattgaaatattgtacAGTACTGTCCTGAAATTTGAAAGTAGCAACTTAAAACAATGTGCTCCTAGATAGTTTGACCTGTACTTCCAAAAAGTATCATCTTTTCAACTAATTaacagaagaatttgaaaacatgTAAATCTACACCATAAATCCCTCTACTAGTGAAAAccagatgaaaatttgatcattaattttcaatatattgtgaTTACATAGTTTGAAGAGACAattggttttgttttataaaatgtgataaaattttgaagaaagtaCAAAGATTTAGCATATTGCTTATGTTGTTGCATAATTATCTAACAAAGAACTTGAGAAACACAAATTGCCTTTTTGGACTCTTAAAATAAAGTTACTAAGTTACTctgtttttgataattctttATTGATCTAATTTCGAACATTACATACCttacttttaattatttctcCTTTCCTATATAAGTATCATatgtatttttgatatgtttattgTGACTATTATAATTTTAGCTATGTGATACATACCCACAACTTCTTTATGTCCCAAGTAAAGCAAGTACTAATATTTTGACAGGCAGCTCAAGGTTCCGCTCAAAAGGGAGATTACCAGTgttatcatatttatataagAACAAAGCAAGTATATGTAGATGTAGTCAACCCTTGTCGGGATTTAGTGCAAGATGTTTGGAAGATGAGACAATGCTGAATCATGTTCTTAAAACAAATCCTCATGCTACATATATTTATGTAGTAGATACAAGACCAAAGGTAATATTTAAAgtgtataatttaaaataaaatatttttgatggaaaatgATTAACAACCACCGGCACTACCGCTCTCAAAGAGCCTTGGCCTCGTCCACCACATTCCTCCAGTCGTCACAGTCGGATCCTTGACCTAACCTTGTCTTTTGTCATGGACTCGTTAATGGTGAGCCCTGCTCTACAGGATTCCTGCTCAAGCTGCTCAAAGCTTTCTCTTCGGCTGAGTAGATCAACTTGATGGTGaacaattgtatattttatgaataaaaattaccCGGAAGAAGTGGTTTAATGttgtattattatgaaataactGCTTTTAGATCAATGCTATGGCAAATAGAGCAGCAGGTAAAGGATATGAAAATGAAGCTTTCtatgaaaatactaaatttcattttcttggtATTGAGAATATACATGTGATGCGAAATAGTCTTTCAAAAGTTGTTGAAAGTAAGTTATtgcttttaataaataattcatgtaATTTGGTGTAACTtgagatttaattttatataatatactttttcttATAATGTATATGCTATAAATATCTTTAATGACTGCAATAGTGGTAAAGAACTGTTTTGTTACTTGTTGTCTTCCAAGAAATTatgatagtaaaaaaaattccttaaaaaACCATTTGAATTTCCAAGATTTACATGatgatttattatatgaaattgcTGCAGGTCATCCGTTTTACTAATTGCACAGatgtacatatttatttatagtttcttCACTTATTTAAATCAAAGAAtgaattctatgaaaatattgGTGATATTGTAatctttatattttcattagCATGTGAACAAAAAAATCCAACAATGGCGAGCTTTCTTAGTGGCTTAGAATCTAGTGGATGGTTGAGACACATAAAATCCATATTAGACACTTCGTTGTTTATAACAGAGGCACTTGTTGAGGGTATAAGTGTTCTAGTACATTGCTCAGATGGTTGGGATAGAACTGCGCAAGTCTGTTCATTAGCTTCAATTCTTTTAGATCCATATTATAGAACAATATCAGGCTATCAGGTGAGCAAAATGACCTAGGTTATTAGGGTAGATTCCACTTGAAACTGGAATATTTCTCATTCTTATTCTTTCATAAttcactttttcaattatttacttaataattttatccaatttattggtaaaaaaatggtattaatATCTTAGAAATTTTCCCTtcactacatttttttataaattttttttcccaacAATCTAACTACTGCAACATATGCAGATGACACTAATTCCGTATATCTGAAAACTTTGAGAATAaaagtgaatgaaaataaatctgtaaAGGAGAGGGACCTGTCCAACAGTGATGTCAAAAAGGCATCTTTTCCAGCAAAAAGAGATTGCAAAATACCTTGGAATTAATCTGGACCGACGATTAACCTTGAGCACACACATATGTATCAAGAGAAAGCAATTGGGCTTAAAACTCAGTAAACTGTACTGGTTAATAGGTTGAAGATCCCAATTAACAATCAACAACAAGCTGCTAATATACAAAGTCACACTAAAAACCATCTGGAGTTATGGTATTCAACTATGGGGCACTGAATACAACTCATATTCTagaaaaaataatcactttCAAATTAAGTCagttaaaaaagaaatagaaaagaaagaaagaaatagtAACCACTAACAAGATCTCTCAACCAATGAAGGCTTAAAGGCATCTTCGTGTGATTTACCTGACAGCTTTTACTCTCTTAGTTAGGTGTTGTGTACTTATCCCTCattgaaactatattttttcaatgaaaagaaattgataatgaGCATTTTTCCTACGAGATAACTTATATATCAACCATTTGCTCATTGTAAATTTTcctaattacaaataaaaaaggggTTAAGGGGTTGTTAAAACAATCTCTCTTTACATGCCAAAGAAAATACTGACCAGGGTTTGTTCACATATTACaaatttccaatattcaatttttcaggcACTGATTGAAAAAGACTGGTTATCGTTTGGACATAAATTTTCAGAACGATGTGGGCATATACaaactgaaaataaagaaaactcaCCGATATTTACTCAACTTTTGGATGCTACTTGGCAATTGATGCAACAGTTCCCAATGtcttttcaatttaacgagacaTTTTTGTTCACATTACACGATCATGTTCACTCGTGTCAGTTTGGAACTTTTATTGGAAATTGTGAAAAAGAAAGATTAGATTTAAGGTAAGTCTTACTATTAATAAACCTAAATCTGTGAAATGTGGCAAAGTTTTCAATTGTCCCCTATttcagtaataataaattttacatattactATATTCagagttttgaataattttttcgtgGAATTTGATTTAAGCTACATATCAGTAAATATCACAGTTAAAGAATAACACAGCAAAATAATTACTAATTATATGCCCAAAGTGTATGTTCtgtgttgtattttttttttcaatttgactGTTTTTCCAATATGTTTTGAACTAAATAGAAAATCAGTAGCTTTAGACTTCACTACCCTAGTTACACAACTTTTCTTTATTGTTCCTGTAACATTTTTTACTGTAGTTTCATTTTTCAAGtagataataaaacaaaaatcaaaatcaatctGCTAATCATTAACCAATAAATATTACCCATTGCAGACATACAAACAATGTTCCTTCTGATTTTGTCAGCGTGGCTTTAACCCAATTTTAATTCATTGGTGCTCAAGTGGTTCCCGGATAAAACAAAGAAAGTTTTAACTATCAATCCATCAATTTGACCATGTGAGGGTTATAAATGGTTTAACTTTAcgatatcaaaatgtttttaaataacgGTTTGAAATATACTTATCATTATACAGATATATTGTTTCAGATTGTCAGAAAGAACATTTTCTCTTTGGGGATATATGGCAAATCATCTTAATGAGTATATAAATCCATTGTACAGTATAGAAGAAAGTCCCGATGTGCTCATTCCTAACTTGATACCTCAAAATATTAAGTGAGTATGcattaaattaattaacaatatttagtatgacaaaattgtttgaaaattgtaGATTCTGGAGAAGTATGTACTGCAGATTTGAAAGTGGAATACATCCTAGAGAACCTCAAGCTGATTTACTACTAGTTACTTCAGATTATGTATTTTCTTTAGACGAACACGTCAAGTATTTAACTAAGGTGAGTTTTTCGTGTGAATTAGAAACATATTTGAATATCAAAAGCAACTGTTGACATTGTAAATCCGTCATTGTCAAATTATACACAATGACACCACATCTATATCTTAGTTGTCTGTAactatcaaatatattagaaatggacccctgtattgtttttttaatgatacactttatttcattgaaaattgacTAGCATAACTAtgagaattattttttggaaacataGTCATAATTTATCTTAGTAACgtcttgaaaatttaaaattttgtaactgACTTTTCAAATGGCATCCACATTTTCTATCAATGCCAGTTTCCAAAAATAGAGGTAGTTTATGCTTATCACCCTATATCTaaattccactttttttttgagggggaaataacaaaaatttctgtCCCATCAATAGATAATAATGATTAATTGTAGTTAAtgtgagaagaaaaaaatatccctcgaaataaattctaattgaaaagtgaaatttCTTTATCTTTAGAGGTTGTCGTCTGTAAAATCTCTTATCACAAGAACTGTAgacagaaagaaaaataaatcgaagCGAGATCAGTTGTGTAATAATGTATATTTAGATAACAAGATGCaatatgagaaaaatgtatccaaagaaatggaaaatgcagaCCAAGACCACCCTCTGAAATTACAAGATAAAGTTTCTGCAGAACTTTTAGACATGGATCTCCTAGCCAAAGAAGTTGATTCGGTAGCAATCGATTGGAAAGCTTTAAGAAATACAAACGAGTGCAGTTGTTCTTTATCATTAGACCAGTTAAGTAAGAAAGtgagtaaattttatatatttgttaggCATATCTGGTGTAAGTatatacaataacaaattaattaactattatataattaatacatTCTCCAGCAAAATTAATgcaatatctttaaaaatatttaaaaatattagggCGCCATATTTTGGACCAGATCTCTAGTTTGCGCTTCATGACATGCCACATCAACAATAACCTGAATATGGCTAAGATTGAGTCTCACTGGAGAAACCCTCAAAAAGTTTCATAATCATATCATGTAACAAATCTGAGAAACTTCTGGAGATGTCCGCCACATTTGGTGGCTCATCTTCTGCCAGGTCACAGCCCTGTCAAATACCACCTCAAGAAGATAGGCATGGCTGAGAACAACTGCGTATTCTGAGGAAGAGCTATGGAGATAACATATCTCTGCGAATGTCCTGCCTATGTAAGCAAAATATTTAGGTACCTCGAAGGAGTAGTACTACACCTTGCGAAgtggaacaaaaaaattcccAGGAAGAGTATTTTAGAGGCAGAACAACGAGCCATGTACAAAATATTGGACGTAAAATTAGGCCAGTAAAagatatataacaaattttgcattaattttgctggaaagtatttatatttaacttttttttctcaatttaagaTGCACTGTCGGAAATGTGGCGACGTATTTTGCCAACGttgtataacaaaaaaagttgCCCTTCCTGGACATCTGTCCCAGATACCAGTACCTGTTTGCAAGCCTTGTTTTGACACCGTCACCTCATCTTCACAGACTTAGCATATAGATTATAAGTAAAGATTGGATTGCGAAATGAACAATTCAttatgtgattattttttatttagactgcatattttgttataaacttTTCAGTAGGTTTTACATTACAGCAGATATAACTGTAATTCTGTTTATTTggcaaaaattttttgtattactattttttttttcatttttgctcACATTTTACTGTAATGTAAAAAACTGCTCTTGTtaggataaaaaattatatttttatgttacaGTGGTTTAATCAcagatagaaaatttaaaattagtacaAAAGTATCATTAACTTGAAGTTTGGTATACTAATAGAGGTAgcttttcattatttattaaatcaacaAATACATCAGCGATTATCAATATGGTAAAGAAACAGCCCTTTGCAGCAAGCACAGACAGCGATGCAGATTTGAATCATAATCAGATTATTAACTAATTGTAATTTGTattcacttcacttcacttttttttgttaaaacagtAAACTTGTTGTAATTATATAAACTCGTTCTACTGAATACCTTCTCCAATCTGTGGATACCATATTTTTGGTAATTCTATTATTAGTCTAAAAGCTAGCTTAAATCTGACCACAAATATTTTACGGTACCAGAAATTTCGTTCACTGAAACTCCTATACCCCATAAACAAGCAATgggtatatataataataaacgaaCACATCTACTACTAcaaataataaggaaaaaatatccATTATAACTTACTGCTGAAAATAAGCGATTTAATATctgtaaaaaatgttataagCAAATAAAAAGGAGTTTTCTACCCAAACCcaaaattaggaaaatttgGAATAAGTTCAATTTCGCTCTCTGGTATTTTGCTTCCTATTGTACAAGGTATTATACTTTCGCCTTctgttaaaatcaaaatatcgcTTCAAGAATTTCAATAGTATGAGTTAATAAACAAGGCATCGTGGCGGGACCCACgatacaaattgaaaaagtcaaaattattgAGTATAATAAACAGTTTTATGTTTaacgaaaaatgttatttttaagaattttcttACTTTACTCTTATCTACTATTTTTAAAAGTAGTCATCTTTCTTGAAAACatattgaatttaatgaaaaagttgagttttttatatttttattgttttcaagtTGATATGTTCGGGGTATTTTGTagtgaatatattattatattctaacaTGAACCCCTCATTGGGAAGAGtgtgaatataaaaatagaacaaaaattatattatgcATGTGTAATCCCATAGATTTTCATTTATGTTCttgtttctttatatatattatttgtacaACTGTGTATTAAAGTGAATTggtttttgaactttttttcaaggAATAAATAGtgattttcacaaatttaaatCTGAACTCCtttcctatttatttttctaagcATTAGTGTAGTTCCTCGTTGGcactgtttttattattttattatgtaaatattgcAATATATGTACCAAAatgtttagttttttattattaaaaataactgttaaCCTCTTAAGTTGggataaaaattgtattttacatatttttttggatgaaaaaagtattaattatttgaacCATAGATTAAAAACTCCTCATGGGGATTTGGTCAACACTTTATCTAGTGAAAAAGTAAATCCCAAACaagtttatatatttctaatggTTTCCATTTGTTTCCACTTAAGAGAGTTGCCTATATATAAATGGTTCAGgacattatttgttttgacaAGATTGGTGTCGCCTAGAgattaaaatattggaaaaacatgaaatttattCCTCTTTAATGCTGTCTGAGGCTCTAAACAGGaaattaactttaaaataaatGGTTCCTGCTTGCTTGATTGTACACAAGATGCATTATCTATtcttccaaaataaattaaaacatcaacttatcaaaaaatagaattacatAAAAGAAGTCACATTAAATAGatgattttattagaaacaCCTGATAATTAGCATACATATCCATTTGTTTAATCATTTCTAGTATCTACAGTAGCACagctttttctttaaataaactaTTGCAAAGATACATGGAGgactaaaaaaaatgtacaaaattttgtaattaaaaagaACTAAATTGTTTGGAGaagtatctaaatatttaaaccCTAGATCAAACACTCCTTTTGGGAATTTGGTTAACACTTGATCTAGTATGAaactaaattcataaatatatccAACAAACCATTTATGCCTGAGGTCTTCAAGGAGGAGAAGGTTACTCATTTTTATCACGGAATACAACCTATATGTGCAAAATTCAGTGATTGGAAAAGAGCTAAATCACATATTTCCAACTTGTAGAGTAAAACCACtatacatttttatcaatttattattcacaTTAATcctaatatttacataaaacaaGATAGGTTAGTGATTTACTACTTTTTAGTTTTAGAAGGTCCTCCCATTTCTTCCAGTTCACTTTTAAGGGTATTGAGTTCAACATCAGGGACATACCTAACTTCTTCATCTGAATCCTCATGTGGTCTAATTTGTACCGTCACACCAGCTGGTAGACTTGCTTCTATTGCTCTTATAACTAGAGGAAGCTACAAATCAtttaatcataaatttgataaaggatgttattaaattgataattttaccTGTGTTGTTGAAATATCTGTCATTTGTACAATTCTTTCGTAGATTTTAAGATCGTATTGGTTGtgaataatttcactttttggtTTGAATgttgtaattttcattttttgtgcaGGAAGTGCCCAGCATTCTTCAACATTTATGtccatatttttcaacatattatgTAGAAACTTTTGATAATGTTCTAATACATCGAAATTATAACCTTTCAACTGAATATTGAGGGCGTCAAATAAAGGAATTTTAGATTTCATACCcttaaacaaataattacttATTACTTAACAAAAAAAGTGACTCTTTTACCTCTAAATAACTAGGTTCATAAATTCCTCCACTTTGACATCTTACATTATTATGTTTTAtacaagaaaacaatttttctaaacgTAATTTTCGTAAACTtaacatattattttcaaatgttaataATGAAGAAGTTAGGTTATATTGACttaggaaatattttattctgaCAAATTAACTTTTAGGCCATT
Proteins encoded in this window:
- the LOC130903733 gene encoding 39S ribosomal protein L48, mitochondrial; the protein is MLSLRKLRLEKLFSCIKHNNVRCQSGGIYEPSYLEGMKSKIPLFDALNIQLKGYNFDVLEHYQKFLHNMLKNMDINVEECWALPAQKMKITTFKPKSEIIHNQYDLKIYERIVQMTDISTTQLPLVIRAIEASLPAGVTVQIRPHEDSDEEVRYVPDVELNTLKSELEEMGGPSKTKK
- the LOC130903482 gene encoding myotubularin-related protein 6; translation: MEHIKTPKVETVRMLDRYSKTPSQGTLYLTATHLIFVEPDEKKETWILHMHIANLEKLPLSTTGSPLLIRTKTFLSVTFVIPKERDCHDVYVSLQQLSQPTRIEELYCFSYTPPIEEIQRSVGWNFHDLQSEYQRMGVPNEQWSITNLNINYELCDTYPQLLYVPSKASTNILTGSSRFRSKGRLPVLSYLYKNKASICRCSQPLSGFSARCLEDETMLNHVLKTNPHATYIYVVDTRPKINAMANRAAGKGYENEAFYENTKFHFLGIENIHVMRNSLSKVVETCEQKNPTMASFLSGLESSGWLRHIKSILDTSLFITEALVEGISVLVHCSDGWDRTAQVCSLASILLDPYYRTISGYQALIEKDWLSFGHKFSERCGHIQTENKENSPIFTQLLDATWQLMQQFPMSFQFNETFLFTLHDHVHSCQFGTFIGNCEKERLDLRLSERTFSLWGYMANHLNEYINPLYSIEESPDVLIPNLIPQNIKFWRSMYCRFESGIHPREPQADLLLVTSDYVFSLDEHVKYLTKRLSSVKSLITRTVDRKKNKSKRDQLCNNVYLDNKMQYEKNVSKEMENADQDHPLKLQDKVSAELLDMDLLAKEVDSVAIDWKALRNTNECSCSLSLDQLSKKMHCRKCGDVFCQRCITKKVALPGHLSQIPVPVCKPCFDTVTSSSQT